From Chionomys nivalis chromosome 21, mChiNiv1.1, whole genome shotgun sequence, a single genomic window includes:
- the Thsd8 gene encoding thrombospondin type-1 domain-containing protein 8: MARSRSRLALLLPHLMLLGLVSSTQIDPDYQYFGQQGTSDTWELLRLQRKKVVEDSVLGPWGEWRCFCDLGKQERSRQVQGTAPVPVFMDRENLVQLRPCRQRDCSSCKPVDCDWRI; this comes from the exons ATGGCCCGGAGCCGGAGCCGACTGGCTCTACTACTCCCTCATCTAATGCTTCTGGGACTGGTGTCCTCTACTCAGATCGACCCGGACTACCAGTATTTTGGCCAGCAGGGCACAAGTGATACCTGGGAGCTGCTGAGGTTGCAGCGAAAAAAGG tAGTGGAAGATTCCGTCCTAGGCCCGTGGGGAGAGTGGCGTTGTTTCTGCGATCTGGGCAAACAGGAGCGCAGCCGTCAGGTGCAGGGCACAGCGCCGGTCCCTGTGTTCATGGACCGGGAGAACCTGGTACAGTTGAGGCCCTGCCGGCAACGGGATTGTTCGTCTTGCAAACCGGTGGACTGCGACTGGAGGATCTGA
- the Rnaseh2a gene encoding ribonuclease H2 subunit A isoform X1: protein MDLSELERDNTGRCRLSSPVPAVCRKEPCVLGVDEAGRGPVLGPMVYAICYCPLSRLTDLEGLKVADSKTLTENERERLFAKMEEDGDFVGWALDILSPNLISTSMLGRVKYNLNSLSHDTAAGLIQYALDQGVNVTQVFVDTVGMPETYQARLQQRFPGIEVTVKAKADSLFPVVSAASIFAKVARDQAVKNWQFVESLQDLDSDYGSGYPNDPKTKAWLRKHVDPVFGFPQFVRFSWSTAQAILEKEAESVTWEDSAAEEDPEQPGKITSYFSQGPQTCRPQLPHRYFQERGLEAASSL, encoded by the exons ATGGATCTCAGCGAGCTGGAAAGAGACAATACGGGCCGCTGTCGCCTGAGCTCTCCTGTACCCGCCGTGTGCCGCAAGGAGCCGTGCGTCCTGGGCGTGGATGAAGCGGGCCGGGGCCCGGTGCTTG GCCCCATGGTCTACGCCATCTGTTACTGCCCGCTGTCCCGCCTGACAGATCTTGAAGGCCTCAAAGTGGCAG ATTCAAAGACCTTGACAGAGAACGAGCGGGAGAGGCTCTTTGCGAaaatggaggaggatggagactTTGTGGGATGGGCTTTGGACATTCTGTCTCCAAACCTGATCTCTACCAGCATGCTTGGGCG GGTCAAGTACAACCTCAACTCCCTGTCCCATGATACAGCTGCCGGGCTGATACAGTATGCGCTGGATCAGGGTGTGAATGTCACCCAG GTATTTGTGGACACCGTGGGAATGCCAGAGACATACCAGGCTCGACTGCAACAACGCTTTCCAGGGATAGAGGTGACAGTCAAGGCCAAGGCAGACTCCCTGTTCCCTGTGGTCAGTGCTGCCAGCATCTTTGCCAAG GTGGCTCGAGACCAGGCCGTGAAGAACTGGCAGTTTGTGGAGAGTTTGCAGGATCTGGACTCTGACTATGGCTCAGGGTATCCCAATG ATCCCAAGACGAAAGCCTGGTTGAGGAAACACGTGGACCCGGTGTTTGGCTTCCCCCAGTTTGTCCGGTTCAGCTGGAGCACAGCCCAGGCCATcctggaaaaggaggcagaaagtgtCACGTG GGAGGACTCGGCCGCTGAGGAAGATCCTGAGCAACCAGGAAAGATCACATCCTACTTCAGCCAGGGACCTCAGACCTGCCGCCCGCAGCTCCCCCACAGATACTTCCAGGAGCGAGGCCTGGAGGCAGCCAGCAGCCTCTAG
- the Rnaseh2a gene encoding ribonuclease H2 subunit A isoform X3, with the protein MDLSELERDNTGRCRLSSPVPAVCRKEPCVLGVDEAGRGPVLGPMVYAICYCPLSRLTDLEGLKVADSKTLTENERERLFAKMEEDGDFVGWALDILSPNLISTSMLGRVKYNLNSLSHDTAAGLIQYALDQGVNVTQVARDQAVKNWQFVESLQDLDSDYGSGYPNDPKTKAWLRKHVDPVFGFPQFVRFSWSTAQAILEKEAESVTWEDSAAEEDPEQPGKITSYFSQGPQTCRPQLPHRYFQERGLEAASSL; encoded by the exons ATGGATCTCAGCGAGCTGGAAAGAGACAATACGGGCCGCTGTCGCCTGAGCTCTCCTGTACCCGCCGTGTGCCGCAAGGAGCCGTGCGTCCTGGGCGTGGATGAAGCGGGCCGGGGCCCGGTGCTTG GCCCCATGGTCTACGCCATCTGTTACTGCCCGCTGTCCCGCCTGACAGATCTTGAAGGCCTCAAAGTGGCAG ATTCAAAGACCTTGACAGAGAACGAGCGGGAGAGGCTCTTTGCGAaaatggaggaggatggagactTTGTGGGATGGGCTTTGGACATTCTGTCTCCAAACCTGATCTCTACCAGCATGCTTGGGCG GGTCAAGTACAACCTCAACTCCCTGTCCCATGATACAGCTGCCGGGCTGATACAGTATGCGCTGGATCAGGGTGTGAATGTCACCCAG GTGGCTCGAGACCAGGCCGTGAAGAACTGGCAGTTTGTGGAGAGTTTGCAGGATCTGGACTCTGACTATGGCTCAGGGTATCCCAATG ATCCCAAGACGAAAGCCTGGTTGAGGAAACACGTGGACCCGGTGTTTGGCTTCCCCCAGTTTGTCCGGTTCAGCTGGAGCACAGCCCAGGCCATcctggaaaaggaggcagaaagtgtCACGTG GGAGGACTCGGCCGCTGAGGAAGATCCTGAGCAACCAGGAAAGATCACATCCTACTTCAGCCAGGGACCTCAGACCTGCCGCCCGCAGCTCCCCCACAGATACTTCCAGGAGCGAGGCCTGGAGGCAGCCAGCAGCCTCTAG
- the Rnaseh2a gene encoding ribonuclease H2 subunit A isoform X2, with protein MVYAICYCPLSRLTDLEGLKVADSKTLTENERERLFAKMEEDGDFVGWALDILSPNLISTSMLGRVKYNLNSLSHDTAAGLIQYALDQGVNVTQVFVDTVGMPETYQARLQQRFPGIEVTVKAKADSLFPVVSAASIFAKVARDQAVKNWQFVESLQDLDSDYGSGYPNDPKTKAWLRKHVDPVFGFPQFVRFSWSTAQAILEKEAESVTWEDSAAEEDPEQPGKITSYFSQGPQTCRPQLPHRYFQERGLEAASSL; from the exons ATGGTCTACGCCATCTGTTACTGCCCGCTGTCCCGCCTGACAGATCTTGAAGGCCTCAAAGTGGCAG ATTCAAAGACCTTGACAGAGAACGAGCGGGAGAGGCTCTTTGCGAaaatggaggaggatggagactTTGTGGGATGGGCTTTGGACATTCTGTCTCCAAACCTGATCTCTACCAGCATGCTTGGGCG GGTCAAGTACAACCTCAACTCCCTGTCCCATGATACAGCTGCCGGGCTGATACAGTATGCGCTGGATCAGGGTGTGAATGTCACCCAG GTATTTGTGGACACCGTGGGAATGCCAGAGACATACCAGGCTCGACTGCAACAACGCTTTCCAGGGATAGAGGTGACAGTCAAGGCCAAGGCAGACTCCCTGTTCCCTGTGGTCAGTGCTGCCAGCATCTTTGCCAAG GTGGCTCGAGACCAGGCCGTGAAGAACTGGCAGTTTGTGGAGAGTTTGCAGGATCTGGACTCTGACTATGGCTCAGGGTATCCCAATG ATCCCAAGACGAAAGCCTGGTTGAGGAAACACGTGGACCCGGTGTTTGGCTTCCCCCAGTTTGTCCGGTTCAGCTGGAGCACAGCCCAGGCCATcctggaaaaggaggcagaaagtgtCACGTG GGAGGACTCGGCCGCTGAGGAAGATCCTGAGCAACCAGGAAAGATCACATCCTACTTCAGCCAGGGACCTCAGACCTGCCGCCCGCAGCTCCCCCACAGATACTTCCAGGAGCGAGGCCTGGAGGCAGCCAGCAGCCTCTAG
- the Rtbdn gene encoding retbindin, producing the protein MAHKGHLQPSSLDWALRLMLAWIFLVACGGSHPLQVMFWGHPGLPASVGTNQLHLAGHPQSSAPQSYPRIQDPGSQTSSVPEPCCTSEIDGPEASSPGVPLESCGVPSPECEFFLGRLQRTLRNRFHPLLLGGHREQPLCPELCQIWLTTCKADFTCGPTWLQPSGKRGCEASCRTYGQTFANAEDLCRTVLGHILQVAAPGSRHCLNVSTPSPRARRSRTWILNAAGSGSGSGSGDSPE; encoded by the exons ATGGCCCACAAAGGCCACCTTCAACCCAGCAGCCTGGACTGGGCCCTGCGACTGATGCTGGCATGGATCTTCTTGGTGGCCTGTGGAGGGAGCCACCCACTGCAAGTTATGTTCTGGGGACACCCTGGGCTGCCAGCCAGTGTGGGCACAAACCAGCTGCACCTAGCAG GGCACCCTCAGTCCTCGGCCCCACAGTCTTACCCGAGGATCCAAGATCCTGGTTCACAGACATCATCAGTTCCAGAACCTTGCTGTACCTCAGAGATAGACGGGCCAGAGGCATCAAGCCCAGGGGTCCCTCTAGAGAGCTGCGGTGTGCCAAGCCCAGA ATGTGAATTCTTCTTGGGACGCCTTCAACGTACCCTCCGCAATCGCTTCCATCCGCTGCTGCTTGGAGGACACCGAGAGCAGCCTCTCTGCCCAGAGCTCTGCCAGATTTG GCTCACTACCTGCAAGGCAGATTTTACCTGTGGCCCGACTTGGCTGCAGCCCTCTGGGAAGAGGGGCTGTGAGGCCAGTTGCCGCACCTATGGGCAG ACCTTCGCCAATGCTGAAGACCTGTGTCGCACAGTTCTGGGCCACATACTACAGGTGGCAGCTCCTGGTTCACGCCACTGTCTCAATGTCTCCACCCCCTCTCCACGGGCCCGCCGCTCTCGCACCTGGATCTTGAATGCTGCAGGCAGTGGCAGTGGTAGCGGCAGCGGTGACAGCCCTGAGTAG